The stretch of DNA AGATAGTAAAACATAATCTTGGTTTGGGACGTTTAATTTTATCATCCTATAAACTTCACATCGTGGGGGTATAATTATGTCTTCGTTTAATTTATCTTGAATTGGGATTTGTATATGTTGTGAGCTTATTGAGTTAGTTAGAGTCCATGTGTCATAGTCAATTATACATCTAAATTTTGCTAAATAGTCTCGTCCTAAAATTCCGTCTGTAGGTATGGGTAAGCATTCGGggataatttgaaatttgtgatttATGATAAAGTTGTCAGTTAATTGCAGTGGTATATCAATGGTACCAATAGTTTTTACTGGTTGCTGTTGTATACCTGTTATTAAACATGTTTGATTTTTGTCTATTATTACATTATAGTTTAATTTTGTAGGCTTAAATACTGAAATCTCGGCTCCTGAATCTACTAGAAAGGTACATTCAGAATTCGCGACTTCTgttttcaaaaccacaaaatttgaaaaagttgtgtTTATGTTGAAAGTTCCATTTGTTGTCGATGGTTTTGCAAATTGGTTACCATTAGTTGTTGTCGTGGCTGTTGTGGCTGTTGCATAATGTGTTGCTGGCCAGACATAGTTTGTTGGTCTTGAATAATATGCTGACCCCCAACTGGTATCTGTTCGGGGGCCAGTTGGTTTTCCGGGGTCATATAATAAACATTTGGATTAAAGTTTCGACCAGCAGGAGGTCTGAAATTTGTATTAAAATTTTGGTTTCTTGGCGATCTTGAATTAATTTGTTGATTGGTAAATTAATTTTGCCGccagttgttttgttgtgtttggttATTTCTGTTTTGTTGGCGCAGATTTGGATTGTTAAATTGTGGATTTCGATATCCACGATTTTGATTTTGGTAATTTTGGTTGccatatttattattttgataCGTATATCTATTTTGAGACTGATTTCCCGGTCCTCTGTTATTGTTTCGTTTATTGTAAGCGAATACTTTTGCTGAATCACTTAGTAATTTTTCAGATTCTATCTCTGAAGCCTTTTCTATTGCTTTGGTTAGAGAGTTGAATTCTCTGTATTTAAGTAGTTGTTTTATTTCGTTGTTTCTAGCGCCAGTTGATAATGCTTTTAATCCAGCATTCGTGGCAAGTTTTGTAGCCGTTTCTAGTGGAACGTTTTCGTTTAAATACGCACGTTCCAAATTGagagttagtttttcaatttcctCTGAGAATTTAACGAAACTGTCGCTCTGCTTAGTTGCATTTAGTTTCGCGATTAACGTGTTCGGCTCGActgaaatttggcatttttCTTTCAGTTTTGTTATGATGGTGTCGATACTGTTTGGAGTTTCTGTTATTGCAGCTCGTGCTTTTCCTTCCATACGTGAAAGGATTGTTTGTATTGCTGCTGCATTATTATCGTTGTTGATCAGTGGCTTACACGCCTGCAACGACGATATTACGTTATTAAGTTTATCTGGTTTTCCATCGTAAGGTGGAACCAGGGACGTGATTACCTTTATTATTTCTACTACGCTAGCCATTTTAGATTCGTATAATAATTTTGTACGATTACAAAATATCACTGTGTTTACTAGCGATTTAAACTTAATTCTCCTCTCTGGGGAGTAGGTTAGTTTTTGGGTAATAATTACATAAATTTCGTCGTTCCTTGCTAATTTCGTATAGTATGTGAGCTGTGTTAATGATAATTGCTCTTCAATTTTAGCTAATTTTACAATCACTTCATTGTAGGTTATTTTTAGTAGGCTTTGTTTTGATAATAATGTAGTTTGTAGGAATTTCCTATTAGGATTTTTCTTTAAGTGCGAttgcaaattttttagcactaaTATTTTGTCCTCTAGTTCTAGTATTTGTGCTTCCATTAAAACATATCTCTTAAATTTATGTAGTTATAaacatttgtctttcatttctttTACCTTGTTGCTTGATGCGTTTAGAGTTGTCACATTGGTGTGTTGATATCCTTCCTTACCGGTTGTGACCTGCTTATCGGTGCGATCAAGCAGTGGGTTATTCGTGGTGTCTGCTGGGCCTCCCTCGGTGCGAGAGGCTTTTCGTATAAGCCATTGGCTTAGCCACTTCGATGACTTCACAGTATCTTCGTTTCTcacataaaacgatgttttttcaCACTTGTAATGTTGCAACTGACCTCGCAGCTTTGAGGGCCTCGGCGCGCGTGCACTTTTTGTACTGTTCATATATTTTCAAACCAGCCGATACCAATAGTATGGCCAGTATTATCCATAGGAGAAATTCGCTATTTTCATGGAACAGCGTGTGCTGTTCCAAACTGTTTAAAATGGTTACCTGGGCGTCGCCAGTATTGTCTTGTttcttttttgaacttattagcCCCATTGCTCACTTTTGATTTATCTCACTGTCTCACTGTATAGGTCGCTGCACCGTTTTGTACCACTTGCTAATAATTGTGACACCAAAATAGTTCACTTTTCCGTCGTCGACGAAGAGACTATTGTATTCAAAATGCACTTAACATATGAACGCGATGATTTGACCACCGACGTGTTCTGACATTGCTCGTCGTTGTAACATTACGCCTCTACTCGTAGTTAATATTAGTTGTCCATGTTCAATGGGCATTAACTTTTTTGCGTGTGCTCGAATG from Toxorhynchites rutilus septentrionalis strain SRP chromosome 3, ASM2978413v1, whole genome shotgun sequence encodes:
- the LOC129773769 gene encoding uncharacterized protein LOC129773769, whose translation is MEAQILELEDKILVLKNLQSHLKKNPNRKFLQTTLLSKQSLLKITYNEVIVKLAKIEEQLSLTQLTYYTKLARNDEIYVIITQKLTYSPERRIKFKSLVNTVIFCNRTKLLYESKMASVVEIIKVITSLVPPYDGKPDKLNNVISSLQACKPLINNDNNAAAIQTILSRMEGKARAAITETPNSIDTIITKLKEKCQISVEPNTLIAKLNATKQSDSFVKFSEEIEKLTLNLERAYLNENVPLETATKLATNAGLKALSTGARNNEIKQLLKYREFNSLTKAIEKASEIESEKLLSDSAKVFAYNKRNNNRGPGNQSQNRYTYQNNKYGNQNYQNQNRGYRNPQFNNPNLRQQNRNNQTQQNNWRQN